ACCTCGCTGGAGACAACGCTGGCCGGGGCGCTCTATGTCGACGCCTCGTTGGAACACCAGCTGTGACCCTCGACCCTTCCGGAACCGTGCAATCTGTCTCGAACTTCTCGCTGAAAGACGAGATCTGCGACTACTGGTCGGACCGCGCTGCCACCTTTGACCTGTCTGCATCGCACAGGATCGAGGGCCGTTATGGCCTGCCCGAGTGGCAGCAGTTGGTCCGGGCTGCCTGCACGCTTCCGCCGACCGAGGATCTGGTTGGGTGGCAGGTCCTGGATATTGCCTGCGGAACGGGGGAGATCAGCCGGGTCTTGACCAGCCTTGGCGCCAGCGTGACGGGTCTCGACTTTTCCGAAACCATGCTCGGCCTTGCCCGGCAAAAACTGGCGGGCGCGGACTGGCGATCGGTGCTGAGTGATGCGGAGGCCATGGTTCAGCTGGAGGATGCCAGTTTTGACCTTGCCGTGACACGTCATCTCGCCTGGACCCTTACCCATCCGCAAGACGCCTAT
This genomic interval from Labrenzia sp. VG12 contains the following:
- a CDS encoding class I SAM-dependent methyltransferase, with the translated sequence MTLDPSGTVQSVSNFSLKDEICDYWSDRAATFDLSASHRIEGRYGLPEWQQLVRAACTLPPTEDLVGWQVLDIACGTGEISRVLTSLGASVTGLDFSETMLGLARQKLAGADWRSVLSDAEAMVQLEDASFDLAVTRHLAWTLTHPQDAYAEWLRVLKPGGRLLVVDGNFRAPKSPWQRLRNLLANWLSGRQPPQGDRDRHDAILDRLPYRDGLNAERLTIDLERAGFDVVGPLPVRPLYGRGMRGYGLAERLRQSAANRFALVAVRPTGQGI